The proteins below are encoded in one region of Aquisphaera giovannonii:
- a CDS encoding CAP domain-containing protein, producing the protein MARGAVAASIQYLRNGPPPLSGGMASGAASPTTPSSPAPSVASTSISRDPAAVIRQVIDLTNQARVADGLQPLAPDASLADAAAIHSADMARLGRMSHDLPGVPYGSLSDRAAHVGYDYQSLGENIAYNQPDAPSVVEAWLNSPPHRENMLSPDLTQIGVGVAWSGGGEPYYTMELGKPA; encoded by the coding sequence ATGGCCCGTGGCGCCGTCGCCGCGAGCATCCAGTACCTGCGGAACGGCCCTCCTCCCTTATCCGGCGGGATGGCGTCCGGTGCGGCGTCGCCGACGACCCCGAGTTCACCGGCACCATCCGTCGCCTCGACGAGCATAAGCCGCGACCCGGCGGCGGTGATCCGGCAGGTCATCGACCTGACCAATCAGGCTCGCGTCGCCGACGGCCTGCAACCGCTGGCCCCGGACGCATCCCTGGCCGACGCGGCGGCGATCCACTCCGCGGACATGGCCCGGCTCGGCCGCATGTCCCACGACCTCCCCGGGGTGCCGTACGGGTCGCTCTCGGACCGCGCCGCCCACGTCGGATACGACTACCAGTCGCTCGGCGAGAACATCGCCTACAACCAGCCGGACGCCCCCTCCGTCGTCGAGGCATGGCTGAACTCCCCCCCGCATCGAGAGAACATGCTCAGCCCGGATCTCACCCAGATCGGGGTCGGCGTCGCCTGGAGCGGCGGCGGGGAGCCTTACTACACGATGGAGCTCGGCAAGCCGGCCTGA
- a CDS encoding PD-(D/E)XK nuclease family protein, whose protein sequence is MDDRAKGLCHEARPRLHAALLDAPDLSGSAGDARVRASALAAERGDTSAIERLAATRAHRAILEGTAAALHASARRQRGTDYGEYEGLIRDGAAVLELDRHFGASRPFSASQLETYLSCPFQFFAKHVLKLTPVEERDELDEDYTQRGSDLHDILEKMEARFLHLEGEPDWLAAAEAEVERLSNVEPANATDLDMGLWEIQRTRLIETIHLYIHQRQKYQEEAGHRFAPRMLELDFGSEGAQYPMLEIRDGARSLRLMGRIDRIDVAGEDQGARFRVIDYKSGHAPSPNEVKTGEMLQLPLYAMAVERIVFRGEAATLADLGYWSLKSDGYRPISFEDWENDKLELIRHVLSLVDQLRGGNFVVHSRREGCESFCDYRGVCRVRQVRQAGKRYAWILPKLSAQARRARKAAKAVSAAPGGDA, encoded by the coding sequence ATGGACGATCGGGCGAAAGGCCTCTGCCACGAGGCCCGGCCGAGGCTCCACGCCGCGCTCCTGGATGCGCCAGACCTCTCCGGCTCCGCGGGCGACGCGAGGGTCCGCGCGTCCGCCCTCGCCGCGGAGCGGGGGGATACCTCGGCGATCGAACGCCTGGCCGCGACACGCGCCCATCGCGCGATCCTCGAGGGCACGGCCGCCGCGCTGCACGCCTCCGCGAGGCGCCAGCGCGGCACCGACTACGGCGAATACGAGGGGCTGATCCGGGACGGCGCGGCGGTCCTCGAGCTGGACCGGCACTTCGGCGCGTCCCGCCCCTTCAGCGCCAGCCAGCTCGAGACCTACCTCTCCTGTCCGTTCCAATTCTTCGCCAAGCACGTGCTGAAGCTGACGCCCGTGGAGGAGCGGGACGAGCTCGACGAGGATTACACGCAGCGCGGCAGCGACCTCCACGACATCCTGGAGAAGATGGAGGCCCGCTTCCTGCACCTGGAGGGCGAGCCGGACTGGCTGGCCGCGGCAGAGGCCGAGGTCGAGCGGCTGTCCAACGTCGAGCCCGCCAACGCCACCGACCTCGACATGGGGCTCTGGGAGATCCAGCGCACCCGGCTGATCGAGACGATCCATCTTTACATCCACCAGCGTCAGAAATATCAGGAGGAGGCGGGGCATCGATTCGCCCCGCGGATGCTCGAGCTCGACTTCGGCTCGGAGGGGGCGCAGTACCCGATGCTCGAGATCCGCGACGGCGCCCGGTCGCTCCGCCTGATGGGCCGCATCGACCGCATCGACGTCGCCGGGGAGGACCAGGGCGCCCGCTTCCGCGTGATCGACTACAAGAGCGGCCACGCCCCGAGCCCGAACGAGGTGAAGACCGGGGAGATGCTCCAGCTCCCCCTGTACGCGATGGCGGTGGAGCGGATCGTCTTCCGGGGCGAGGCGGCGACCCTGGCCGACCTCGGCTACTGGAGCCTGAAGTCGGACGGCTACCGGCCCATCTCGTTCGAAGACTGGGAAAACGACAAGCTGGAGCTCATCCGACACGTCCTGTCGCTCGTGGACCAGCTCCGCGGGGGCAACTTCGTCGTCCATTCCAGGCGGGAAGGCTGCGAGAGTTTCTGCGACTATCGAGGCGTCTGCCGCGTCCGCCAGGTGCGGCAGGCCGGCAAGCGGTATGCCTGGATCCTGCCGAAGCTGAGCGCCCAGGCCAGGCGGGCCCGGAAGGCCGCGAAGGCCGTCTCGGCCGCGCCCGGGGGCGACGCATGA
- a CDS encoding peptidase MA family metallohydrolase: MRQALSIALLTVLLTASAGRAGDAPPALEQARKLLAAGEGARAAQVLEESLATAPAADRAPIVQLLRQAYDQLIRAAEGAGNAALAAEYRDNLAILGPSPSESRDAAPRSAPPVGPASQPGGSAPVVAAPSPPPSGMPASTPPSEAPFPPLPVEGAAATDPHVRPASNKTPAREDRAIPAAKGDDDLPALDEPPTLPEPAATPPPAKAAAASPAARKVGPPASKKARPAADASPAASAPAAPVAEAGLDEADRLFNGKRYLEAGKVYARLAAGNRLPPDRREAWAYCRWVSIVNQINAHPRTEQEWDGIENEVRDVQRLVPGNWYGTYLSNLVNEARHGKAAGGRRGVVVRGSAPDEQPQPQPRRRPRLLGRGAPTAQVPAQDDRSRAAAAEQPLALPAGPSSGEPATPPAPAPGAGLAPEAESPQASGLGAAGWQVIETANFRIFHVDPTLGAEAARAAELVRSRQAKRWGSVATRSTWSPRCDIYLYPTSAIFARMTGQPDTSPGFSSLGVSGDRVTSRRVNLRADHPQLLPAILPHEVTHVVLADMFTRQPIPRWADEGIAVLSEPEDEQATRAADLVGPLQDGSVFKLSELMATDAPNADSWTLYYAQSVSLTQYLVELGSPSDFVAFVKGAQKTGIEASLRSVYGLDGFQALESGWREFAQRRVAADGQQIAAGPDDADRRQ, encoded by the coding sequence ATGCGACAGGCTCTCTCGATCGCGCTCCTGACGGTGCTCCTCACCGCCTCCGCGGGGCGGGCGGGCGACGCACCGCCTGCGCTGGAACAGGCCCGCAAGCTCCTGGCCGCCGGCGAGGGGGCCCGCGCGGCCCAGGTCCTGGAGGAGTCGCTTGCGACCGCCCCGGCCGCCGACCGCGCGCCGATCGTGCAGCTCCTGAGGCAGGCCTATGACCAACTGATCCGAGCGGCGGAGGGGGCCGGCAACGCCGCGCTGGCCGCCGAGTATCGGGATAACCTGGCCATCCTCGGGCCGTCGCCATCCGAGTCCCGCGACGCGGCGCCCCGCTCGGCGCCTCCCGTCGGCCCGGCCTCGCAGCCGGGCGGGTCCGCGCCCGTCGTGGCCGCACCCTCGCCCCCGCCGTCGGGCATGCCGGCGTCCACGCCCCCCTCGGAGGCCCCGTTTCCCCCCCTGCCGGTCGAAGGAGCCGCCGCCACGGACCCCCACGTGCGGCCCGCCTCGAACAAGACCCCCGCTCGGGAGGACCGCGCGATCCCCGCCGCGAAGGGCGATGACGACCTTCCCGCGCTCGACGAGCCCCCGACGCTCCCCGAACCCGCCGCGACCCCTCCTCCCGCCAAGGCCGCGGCGGCGTCACCGGCCGCTCGGAAGGTCGGCCCACCTGCGTCGAAGAAGGCGCGCCCCGCGGCCGACGCCTCGCCCGCCGCCTCGGCGCCCGCCGCTCCCGTCGCCGAAGCGGGCCTCGACGAGGCCGACCGCCTTTTCAATGGCAAGCGCTACCTGGAGGCCGGCAAGGTCTACGCGAGGCTCGCGGCGGGGAATCGACTGCCGCCCGATCGTCGCGAGGCATGGGCATATTGCCGGTGGGTGTCGATCGTCAATCAGATCAACGCGCATCCGAGGACCGAGCAGGAATGGGACGGCATCGAGAATGAGGTCCGCGACGTCCAGCGACTCGTGCCGGGGAACTGGTATGGAACCTACCTCTCCAACCTCGTGAACGAGGCCCGCCACGGGAAGGCCGCGGGGGGCAGGCGCGGCGTCGTGGTCCGGGGCTCCGCCCCCGACGAGCAACCGCAACCCCAGCCGAGGAGGCGTCCCAGACTCCTCGGACGCGGTGCGCCCACAGCCCAGGTCCCCGCGCAGGACGACCGGTCGCGGGCCGCCGCCGCGGAACAGCCGCTCGCCCTCCCGGCCGGCCCCTCGTCCGGCGAGCCCGCCACGCCGCCGGCGCCCGCCCCGGGGGCCGGCCTCGCACCCGAGGCCGAGTCGCCGCAAGCCTCGGGACTCGGCGCGGCGGGATGGCAGGTCATCGAGACCGCGAACTTCCGAATCTTCCACGTCGACCCGACCCTCGGGGCCGAGGCCGCCCGCGCGGCCGAGCTGGTCCGCAGCCGGCAGGCGAAGCGGTGGGGATCCGTCGCCACGCGTTCGACCTGGTCCCCCCGATGCGACATCTACCTCTACCCGACGTCCGCGATATTCGCCAGGATGACCGGCCAGCCGGACACATCGCCGGGCTTCTCGTCGCTCGGCGTCAGCGGCGACCGCGTCACCTCCCGCCGGGTCAACCTCCGCGCGGACCATCCCCAACTCCTGCCCGCCATACTCCCGCACGAAGTGACCCACGTCGTCCTGGCCGACATGTTCACCCGACAACCTATCCCCCGCTGGGCGGACGAGGGGATCGCCGTCCTCTCCGAGCCCGAGGACGAGCAGGCGACCCGCGCCGCGGACCTCGTCGGCCCGCTACAGGACGGGTCCGTGTTCAAGCTCAGCGAGCTGATGGCCACCGACGCGCCGAATGCCGACTCGTGGACCCTCTACTACGCGCAGAGCGTCTCCCTCACCCAGTACCTGGTCGAGCTCGGCAGCCCGTCGGACTTCGTGGCCTTCGTCAAGGGCGCCCAGAAGACGGGCATCGAGGCCTCCCTCCGCTCGGTCTACGGGCTCGACGGATTCCAGGCGCTCGAATCCGGATGGCGAGAGTTCGCCCAGAGGCGGGTCGCCGCGGACGGGCAGCAGATCGCCGCCGGCCCGGACGATGCCGATCGGCGCCAGTGA
- a CDS encoding tetratricopeptide repeat protein codes for MQETSRRGPVGWAATSPHAGIAFYVAIATVSVVAGLFVVARVAKPSLDPDRVWMQAQEALKAQRIDDAEEALKTLTRLREPTPADRLLHAQVDLARDRIEPALEGLASIPDSHEAAPQARLIAARVELRRHRARFAERWFREAIRLDPNLVAAHRELIYILGYQLRRADLAAEFLALSRLSDLSFQNVFDWCLLRNSFWEPTTALPELTKFIEADPEDRWSRLALADEYRRMGRLQEAEAALGSLPPSDPKVQAFQVMMSIDKHEYERAEEILAKGPADDPDLARLRGRVALARRDVDEAVRAFRIAYERMPEDHDSLFGLINALSLKGDEKSLAPLKARAKALDEVNSLVQQASNVTNRSDVNLIKRLGAACVAAKLLPEARCWYKLAIAANPLDEESQQALYRIQEQLGEADQPGAGDAGNKG; via the coding sequence GTGCAGGAGACGTCCCGGCGCGGGCCCGTTGGGTGGGCGGCCACCTCCCCCCACGCCGGGATCGCCTTCTACGTCGCCATCGCCACGGTCAGCGTGGTGGCCGGACTCTTCGTCGTCGCTCGCGTCGCGAAACCGAGCCTCGATCCGGACAGGGTCTGGATGCAGGCCCAGGAGGCCCTCAAGGCGCAGCGGATCGACGACGCCGAGGAGGCGTTGAAGACGCTCACGAGGCTGCGAGAGCCGACGCCGGCCGATCGCCTGCTCCACGCCCAGGTGGACCTCGCCCGCGACCGCATCGAGCCTGCCCTCGAGGGCCTGGCCAGCATCCCGGACAGCCACGAGGCCGCCCCGCAGGCCCGGCTGATCGCGGCCCGGGTCGAGCTGAGGAGGCACCGCGCCAGGTTCGCCGAGCGATGGTTCCGCGAGGCCATCCGCCTGGATCCCAACCTCGTCGCCGCCCACCGGGAGCTGATCTACATCCTCGGCTATCAGCTCCGCCGGGCGGATCTCGCGGCCGAGTTCCTGGCGCTCTCGAGGCTCTCGGACCTGTCGTTCCAGAACGTGTTCGACTGGTGCCTCCTGAGGAATTCCTTCTGGGAGCCCACCACGGCGCTGCCGGAGCTCACGAAATTCATCGAGGCCGATCCCGAGGACCGCTGGTCGCGATTGGCCCTGGCCGACGAGTACCGCAGGATGGGGCGGCTCCAGGAGGCCGAGGCCGCGCTCGGCTCCCTGCCGCCCTCGGACCCCAAGGTGCAGGCCTTCCAGGTGATGATGTCCATCGATAAGCATGAGTATGAACGGGCCGAGGAGATCCTCGCCAAGGGCCCGGCGGACGACCCCGACCTCGCACGCCTGCGCGGCCGGGTGGCGCTCGCACGCCGCGACGTGGACGAGGCCGTCCGCGCCTTCCGGATCGCCTACGAGAGGATGCCGGAGGACCACGATTCCCTGTTCGGCCTCATCAACGCCCTCTCCTTGAAGGGGGACGAGAAGTCCCTAGCGCCGCTGAAGGCGCGGGCGAAGGCCCTCGACGAGGTCAACAGCCTGGTCCAGCAGGCGAGCAACGTGACCAATCGGTCGGACGTGAATCTGATCAAGCGTCTGGGCGCCGCGTGCGTCGCGGCGAAGCTCCTCCCCGAGGCCCGGTGCTGGTACAAACTCGCGATCGCCGCAAATCCGCTCGACGAGGAGTCCCAGCAGGCGCTGTATCGCATCCAGGAGCAGCTCGGCGAGGCGGACCAGCCGGGCGCAGGGGATGCCGGGAATAAGGGCTGA
- a CDS encoding UvrD-helicase domain-containing protein: MTPPTTPEIRLTDEQRRALEVKSSSVALGAGAGCGKTLVLTERFLGELEADDASSGADGRALGELAALTFTEKAARELRQRIRARCRQKLASGADPARWRAVLRALESAPIGTFHEFCAMLLRTRALELGIDPEFRIVDAPIAASLRDRAVRTTMRRRISARDPDLALLSIDYSLDQVREALDAILSRRTGDLVDRWAELSEEDVVARWRDAWEARGRPAVLAGLTTSIRDCRRTLDELPGTIHPKLAARRAELLQVLDGLEGGGAGEGDLAAARSLARIDDLREKAIWPSADAKDAIKGAFESLRKAIDRARERLEFSDEVTRENAANSLRLVRLVKQVQTEYEHVKRRRQALDFDDLLGLTRRLLDRPAPPPAARGGIDFIMVDEFQDTDQVQSDILRLLAGEAFAGGRMFVVGDEKQSIYRFRGAEPAIFGRWRGEFPADGRLPLTENFRSVPGVLHFVNALFADAFRPDGGPGGEWEPPRLVPVRDAVVPDPAVTFHWASPAVRPGESAEAEARPKLTSGDRRANEARSLARWLRTRLDAGWTVLDRQSRRPRAAQAGDVAFLFRAMTDVWPYETALADEGFDYHTLGGSAFFAQQEVRDVVNVLSAVEDPLDEVALAGALRGPFFSLSDEALFWLARKVPGGITRGILRAGEIQELSDRDRACATRAAALLDRWRGIKDRVPLATLVATVLDESGFESALVCEFLGERKLANTRKLVRLARDFDRQESFTLADLVDRLRADLENPPSEEQASTTDEQSPIVRLMSIHQAKGLEFPIVVLPDLGRQPSPREGLVGLREDVGLVIRPSRQIQLFPDGEPAEAGSSLGWMAYTAVESEEDRRESLRLFYVAATRARDHLVLSAGLDAPKESEAMPPRSGSPALQLLLERFDWRTGDCRADLPEGWPSPAVDVRCLAAPDADSARAGSSRRPPLREIEEAITRTAVRDEPAPRSPRWPAWIDLAGQSDAASREARLGTLIRSVIVDRGLLRGGTPAMACSRAAERMVPAGSSALSAEAAERLRDWSAMPLFGALREANRAGRPIEADVAWSVRWPVGEEGESILRGRFDILYLDRSGNWRPVIVSTRPSEVDADRLRLHLAPIAAAGLARVPCGPAWWVSVGQAGDLEVENELPAPPASVGAAIAEWLASRRWPS; encoded by the coding sequence ATGACCCCGCCGACGACTCCAGAGATCCGCCTGACCGACGAGCAGCGACGCGCCCTGGAGGTGAAGTCCTCGAGCGTCGCCCTCGGCGCCGGGGCCGGCTGCGGCAAGACGCTGGTGCTCACCGAGCGGTTCCTCGGGGAGCTCGAGGCCGACGACGCCTCGTCGGGAGCGGACGGCCGGGCCCTGGGCGAGCTGGCGGCGCTGACCTTCACGGAGAAGGCCGCGCGCGAGCTCCGCCAGCGGATCCGGGCCCGCTGCCGCCAGAAGCTCGCCTCCGGCGCGGACCCCGCGCGGTGGCGGGCCGTCCTGCGTGCGCTCGAGTCCGCCCCCATCGGGACGTTCCACGAGTTCTGCGCCATGCTCCTGCGGACCAGGGCGTTGGAGCTGGGCATCGACCCGGAATTCCGCATCGTCGATGCCCCGATCGCCGCCTCGCTCCGCGACCGCGCCGTCCGCACGACCATGCGGCGGCGGATCTCGGCGAGGGACCCCGACCTCGCGCTGCTCTCCATCGACTACAGCCTGGACCAGGTCCGCGAGGCCCTCGACGCGATCCTGTCCCGCCGCACCGGCGACCTGGTCGACCGTTGGGCGGAACTCTCCGAGGAGGATGTCGTCGCCCGCTGGAGGGACGCGTGGGAGGCTCGCGGCAGGCCCGCCGTGCTCGCCGGGCTGACGACGTCGATCCGCGATTGCCGGAGGACCCTGGACGAGCTGCCCGGAACCATCCACCCGAAGCTCGCGGCGAGGCGGGCCGAACTCCTCCAAGTCCTCGACGGGCTCGAGGGCGGCGGGGCCGGCGAAGGGGACCTCGCCGCGGCCAGGTCGCTCGCGCGGATCGACGACCTCCGCGAGAAGGCGATCTGGCCCTCGGCCGACGCCAAGGACGCCATCAAGGGGGCGTTCGAGTCGCTCCGCAAGGCGATCGACAGGGCCCGTGAGAGGCTCGAGTTCAGCGACGAGGTCACCCGCGAGAACGCCGCCAACAGCCTCCGCCTCGTTCGCCTCGTGAAGCAGGTCCAGACCGAATACGAGCACGTGAAGCGGCGACGACAGGCGCTGGACTTCGACGACCTGCTCGGCCTGACGCGACGGCTCCTCGATCGCCCGGCTCCGCCGCCGGCCGCCCGCGGCGGGATCGACTTCATCATGGTGGACGAATTCCAGGACACCGACCAGGTGCAGAGCGACATCCTGCGGCTGCTCGCCGGGGAGGCGTTCGCGGGCGGTCGGATGTTCGTGGTCGGCGACGAGAAGCAGTCGATCTACCGGTTCCGGGGGGCCGAGCCGGCGATCTTCGGCCGCTGGCGGGGCGAGTTCCCCGCCGACGGTCGCCTACCGCTCACGGAGAATTTCCGGAGCGTGCCGGGCGTGCTCCACTTCGTCAATGCTCTGTTCGCGGACGCCTTCCGTCCCGACGGCGGACCCGGCGGAGAATGGGAGCCCCCACGCCTCGTGCCGGTCCGCGACGCCGTCGTCCCCGACCCCGCGGTCACGTTCCACTGGGCGAGCCCGGCCGTGCGCCCGGGCGAGTCGGCCGAGGCCGAAGCCAGGCCGAAGCTCACGTCCGGCGATCGCCGCGCGAATGAGGCCCGCAGCCTGGCCCGCTGGCTGCGCACGCGACTCGACGCCGGCTGGACGGTGCTCGACCGCCAGTCCCGCCGGCCGCGGGCCGCCCAGGCCGGAGACGTGGCCTTTCTCTTCCGGGCCATGACCGACGTCTGGCCCTATGAGACGGCCCTCGCGGACGAGGGCTTCGACTACCACACCCTCGGCGGCTCCGCGTTCTTCGCCCAGCAGGAGGTCCGGGACGTCGTCAACGTCCTCTCGGCCGTCGAGGATCCGCTCGATGAGGTCGCGCTCGCCGGCGCGCTCCGCGGCCCGTTCTTCAGCCTGAGCGACGAGGCCCTGTTCTGGCTCGCCAGGAAAGTCCCCGGAGGGATCACGCGCGGGATCCTCCGGGCGGGCGAGATCCAGGAATTGTCGGACCGCGATCGGGCCTGCGCGACCCGGGCGGCCGCGCTGCTGGACCGCTGGCGGGGCATCAAGGACCGCGTGCCGCTTGCGACGCTCGTCGCGACGGTGCTGGACGAGTCGGGCTTCGAGTCGGCGCTCGTCTGCGAGTTCCTCGGCGAGCGGAAGCTGGCGAACACGCGCAAGCTCGTCCGGCTGGCCCGCGACTTCGACCGCCAGGAGAGCTTCACGCTGGCCGACCTCGTGGACCGCCTGCGGGCGGACCTCGAGAACCCGCCGAGCGAGGAGCAGGCGTCGACGACCGACGAGCAGAGCCCGATCGTGCGGCTGATGTCGATCCACCAGGCGAAGGGGCTGGAGTTCCCGATCGTCGTCCTGCCCGACCTGGGCCGGCAGCCGAGCCCTCGCGAGGGCCTCGTCGGCCTCCGCGAGGACGTCGGGCTGGTCATCCGGCCGTCCCGCCAGATCCAGCTCTTCCCCGACGGCGAGCCGGCGGAGGCCGGCTCGAGCCTGGGGTGGATGGCCTACACGGCCGTCGAGTCGGAGGAGGACCGTCGCGAGAGCCTCCGCCTCTTCTACGTGGCCGCGACCCGCGCCCGTGATCACCTCGTCCTCTCGGCCGGGCTCGACGCCCCGAAGGAATCCGAGGCCATGCCCCCGCGCTCGGGCTCTCCCGCGCTCCAGCTCCTCCTGGAGCGCTTCGACTGGCGGACCGGCGACTGCCGGGCGGACCTCCCCGAGGGCTGGCCCTCCCCCGCGGTGGATGTCCGCTGCCTGGCCGCTCCCGACGCCGACTCGGCCCGGGCCGGGTCTTCGAGACGCCCGCCACTCCGCGAGATCGAGGAGGCCATCACGCGGACTGCCGTACGCGACGAGCCCGCCCCGAGGTCGCCGCGATGGCCGGCCTGGATCGACCTCGCCGGGCAGTCGGATGCGGCCTCTCGCGAGGCCAGGCTCGGAACGCTGATCCGCTCCGTGATCGTCGATCGGGGCCTCCTGCGCGGCGGCACCCCGGCCATGGCCTGCTCGCGGGCCGCCGAGCGCATGGTCCCCGCGGGCTCATCCGCGCTCTCCGCCGAGGCCGCCGAGCGGCTCCGCGACTGGTCCGCGATGCCCCTCTTCGGCGCCCTCAGGGAGGCGAACAGGGCCGGGCGTCCGATCGAGGCCGACGTCGCCTGGTCGGTACGCTGGCCAGTCGGCGAGGAAGGCGAATCCATCCTCCGCGGCCGCTTCGATATCCTCTACCTGGACCGCTCGGGGAACTGGCGGCCCGTGATCGTGTCCACGCGGCCGTCGGAGGTCGACGCGGATCGGCTGCGCCTTCACCTCGCCCCCATCGCGGCGGCCGGCCTGGCCAGGGTACCTTGCGGCCCGGCCTGGTGGGTCTCGGTCGGGCAGGCGGGGGATCTCGAGGTCGAGAACGAGCTCCCCGCCCCTCCGGCCTCCGTCGGGGCGGCGATCGCGGAATGGCTGGCATCCAGGCGATGGCCGTCGTGA
- a CDS encoding YiiX/YebB-like N1pC/P60 family cysteine hydrolase: MLSLLIWLMPIILEPPTEGEVTDRLAPAGFQGNYWGPEATRARKEGRLPPLAITPEMARWDAWGQKVLKDGDIVFRMGDARVLRGFFPMSKFYANCSRSKFSHTGIVSIEEGRPFVYDTTGSGVARQPLSVWLLDNIGCLGVKRLKEGLREEKVPKVLAYLHRVYAQQVPFDYELGLDDSALYCVEMTEKAYRYAGLPLSEPVRIGDMERATEYPLCMLGLGICTKFALEHPLTAETQVYFPGNERHGIWSSPDLVVVVPPTFRPVAPDAADASRPLVAGFGSRRE, from the coding sequence ATGTTGAGTCTTCTCATCTGGTTGATGCCCATCATCCTGGAACCGCCGACGGAGGGGGAAGTGACGGATCGGCTCGCCCCCGCCGGATTCCAGGGCAACTACTGGGGCCCCGAGGCGACCAGAGCCCGCAAGGAGGGCAGGCTGCCTCCGCTCGCGATCACCCCGGAGATGGCCCGCTGGGATGCCTGGGGGCAGAAGGTCCTCAAGGACGGCGACATCGTCTTCCGCATGGGCGACGCGCGCGTGCTCCGGGGCTTCTTCCCGATGAGCAAGTTCTACGCGAATTGCTCCAGGAGCAAGTTCTCGCACACGGGGATCGTGTCCATCGAGGAGGGCAGGCCCTTCGTCTACGACACGACGGGCTCCGGCGTCGCCCGCCAGCCGCTCTCGGTGTGGCTCCTCGACAACATCGGTTGCCTCGGCGTGAAGAGGCTCAAGGAAGGGCTACGCGAGGAGAAGGTGCCGAAGGTCCTCGCGTATCTCCACAGGGTCTACGCTCAGCAGGTCCCGTTCGATTACGAGCTGGGCCTGGACGACTCCGCGCTCTACTGCGTGGAGATGACGGAGAAGGCGTATCGCTACGCCGGCCTTCCCCTCTCCGAGCCCGTCCGGATCGGCGACATGGAGCGGGCGACGGAGTACCCGCTCTGCATGCTGGGGCTCGGCATCTGCACGAAATTCGCCCTCGAGCATCCCCTGACCGCGGAGACGCAGGTCTATTTCCCGGGCAATGAGAGGCACGGCATCTGGTCCTCGCCGGACCTAGTCGTCGTCGTCCCCCCGACGTTCCGCCCCGTCGCCCCCGACGCCGCGGACGCCAGCCGACCCCTCGTGGCGGGCTTCGGCAGCCGACGCGAGTGA
- a CDS encoding tetratricopeptide repeat protein → MQTIAIPDGETRGAADGGRVDDESPECGRTDRITAWMIALGTATLVCAFGDAVVAFLEWRRLPSSSWRTSGLFFREQSPLLVVGMCWPLLIALLARGSQGGRYLPMAALTFFAMSLGGVWNIVQAIAFPADGTLIVGSFSIPAFSLARGSPSAWTQALLGMAQLATELFVAIAAWLECRAWPARLAPDSTFRDRVRGRLAFYLTLAFLLVCIRVPIWSGYVALVNRSASLRSYVLTSGPAGRTAGPGVGVGARDPGPVGTAPLRLGEARRLAEELRDREAAAAYEAAITLLDGLAKAASPPSDIGATLALASNNLAWLLATCEDQSVRNPAEAVRLAERAVELAEDEGTYWNTLGAAYCRMGRWEEARRALSRSMELRTEQGDAFDWFFLAIVEWHRGHEGLARWWYEKAVEWTASHRPRDRELRLFREEASKLLRLPATPSPPDEKPGPTPPAASTDAGPTRP, encoded by the coding sequence ATGCAAACCATCGCCATCCCGGACGGCGAGACCCGCGGCGCCGCGGACGGCGGCCGGGTCGACGACGAGAGCCCGGAGTGCGGGCGTACCGACCGAATCACGGCCTGGATGATCGCCCTGGGGACCGCGACGTTGGTCTGCGCCTTCGGGGACGCTGTGGTCGCATTCCTGGAGTGGAGACGGCTGCCGTCGTCGAGCTGGAGGACGTCCGGCCTCTTCTTCAGGGAGCAATCCCCGCTGCTGGTCGTGGGGATGTGCTGGCCGCTGCTCATCGCCCTCCTGGCCCGCGGATCCCAGGGCGGCCGCTACTTGCCGATGGCCGCGTTGACCTTCTTCGCCATGTCGCTGGGCGGCGTCTGGAACATCGTCCAGGCGATCGCCTTCCCGGCCGACGGCACGCTCATCGTCGGCTCGTTCTCGATACCGGCATTCTCGCTGGCGCGGGGCTCGCCATCCGCCTGGACTCAGGCCCTGCTGGGCATGGCGCAGCTCGCCACGGAGCTATTCGTCGCCATCGCGGCCTGGCTAGAATGCCGTGCCTGGCCAGCACGCCTTGCCCCCGATTCGACCTTCCGCGATCGAGTCCGGGGACGTCTCGCGTTCTATCTCACCCTGGCATTCCTGCTGGTCTGCATCCGCGTGCCGATCTGGTCCGGCTACGTCGCGCTCGTCAATCGATCCGCGTCCCTGCGATCCTACGTCCTCACGTCCGGTCCCGCCGGCCGGACGGCGGGCCCTGGCGTCGGAGTCGGCGCTCGCGACCCGGGGCCCGTCGGGACGGCTCCCCTGAGACTGGGGGAGGCCCGGCGACTCGCCGAGGAGCTCCGGGATCGGGAGGCGGCCGCGGCCTACGAGGCGGCGATCACGCTCCTCGACGGGCTGGCGAAGGCGGCCTCGCCACCATCCGACATCGGGGCGACGCTCGCGCTCGCGTCGAACAATCTTGCCTGGCTCCTCGCGACGTGCGAGGACCAGTCGGTGCGCAATCCCGCGGAGGCCGTCCGCCTCGCGGAGCGGGCCGTGGAGCTCGCCGAGGATGAGGGGACGTACTGGAACACGCTCGGCGCCGCCTACTGCCGCATGGGCCGCTGGGAAGAAGCGCGACGGGCGCTGTCTCGTTCGATGGAGCTGCGGACGGAACAGGGCGACGCCTTCGACTGGTTCTTCCTGGCGATCGTGGAGTGGCACCGAGGGCATGAGGGCCTCGCGCGATGGTGGTACGAGAAGGCGGTGGAGTGGACCGCATCCCACAGGCCCCGGGATCGCGAACTCCGCCTCTTCCGAGAGGAGGCCTCGAAGCTCCTGCGCCTGCCCGCGACGCCCTCGCCTCCCGATGAGAAGCCCGGCCCGACCCCACCCGCGGCCTCGACGGATGCCGGGCCAACCCGCCCTTGA